atacatttaacactagcgcTGAcgggtatacatttaacactaccgttgcctggtatacatttaacaccaccgatgaccggtatacatttaacactatcgttgaccggtatacatttaacactaccgttgaccggtatacatttgacactaccgttgaccggtatacatttaacaccaccgaTGACCGGTATATATTTAACACCatcgttgaccggtatacatttaacagtATCGTTGACCGGTATATATTTAACACTatcgttgaccggtatacatttgacactaccgttgaccggtatacaatgtatatagctgGCGATCCAACTTTTTAAATTAAGCAAGTCCAATATAAGTTCTGATCACACTTGGTAATCCGTAGTGTACGTGTTGTCCATTTGCTGGTTGGGAATCCAACTGCCGCCCGGGTCTCCGGTGTAACCATATAAAATAGAATTGACCATTGTCTAAATTGACACGTATACGAGTATATAATTAAGATGACTGACACGAAGAGGcgttatcacaggtaaataaaactgGACATGCAAGTGAACTTTTACTGAGATAACAATAGATGGTGTAATCGCCTCGGGAAGGTATTTAGATAACATTGATCAGTGGAGAGTTCGAGTGTCATTCCTAATTGTTGGTCATCACAAAGAATTAAACATAAGCTTGGGGACAAGATTAATTATGTTCCATACAATGCATTGAAACAGatataggtacaggtaaacacagattGAATAGAATAAAggaacaaagacaaaatatcggAAAATTCTCTATGATACAGACAACATCTCTTTGGAAGCGTCACCTCTCCTGAAGTTGATAATTTGTAATATGGGggatacatataaaaataagtaagttatatcaaatatgttgaaatataaataactttaaCTAATTTATCATCTTATTAAATTGCACATTTATGTTTAAATTCAAACCATCTGtgaatacagtgtatatggataaatctaaaagaagtcaattataatcacttctataaatttatcataaattatatacatacatttttatttattaatttcttattaaattccacgttttatttttaaattcaaaccatctgtgaatatatggataaatctattatttttatttatttgtcaactgATACATTCAGTAATAGACACCTTAATTTACCGGTACAGGTCACAGGTGCTTGCATAGAAAGTAtcacttttgattttttttttttttttttatatgacagcggtatgtgtaatgtgtaagagggaaggttggcaactacgccacgagcgaaacggcaccccatctcacttcaatcgactaaaaaacacatttattcaaactgacacggcgcacactatatgcgaccgtcatcagaaaacattcatctttaacctaccgtgccactcaatacgaattgttacatccaaaacacaataatccgtgaaaacatcgccgaattcctcgctcagaacgccatttctcaaacggctccctgagcctgtccagattcttcatttacatacggggttcaaaggtcatgcgattatatgatcgtcagtcgtcaggtgtaattttgggggtcatctccgcatgcattttgtccggaaaatgtttcggctcgctgaagagtttcgtctaatTTACGACTAattgaagagtttcgtcgatgaacgatgatttataatcaaCGTTAGATTACCATGcaccgtatatgacagtataCAGCAGGCGCGGAACCAGGAattggaaaggggggggggggggggggggggggggggggggggagtccagtaatttagtggtaatgtggtaatgcGTGCACCATAGGCgggagccgaattttttttggcgaggggtctgggggccaaaatttcggaacaaaatttcggaaaaatgaaatgattaaatgattatagcaaattttgcaatctttcgagaataagattttcgataagtggaaaggggggagggggcataaattgattcacacagaacgtcactatcgtatcgttttctaaataatgaaataattgtcacaaaggtagaacaaaatgcttatttattgattaacttttgtcagtttactgaaatctggacgaacaaaaagaaaagtgaatcacgaataagacggtcatcaggttactggaacgtatacatgtgtaccaacattacttacttcagaccagttcatttatttctgcacattttacaaatatcgtgtcgtcgtcaaatacgaaaatcatacttcagacctgccaaacgatttgtacgttgTGATCTATGAtgcatcatcaatttatttacatttcccacaatgttagatttaatgtttgctagaagttcttcgagttcaatcaaaattttatgagtacatctatcactgtatgattatcgaaatattgagtTCCTTCGGTCATTTTGTTTTGAACCCCTTTTTATTCTAATTTtcgaaacagtattactttCTTACTTGATTTCGGTTTTAATACACTCGATATCAGTTTGCCCCTTAATGTCTACAATCAGGGGCGGACACAGGATTTTAAAATAGGGGGCGTGCGAAATTAAAGGGAGgaggcggggggggggggggggggggggggggggggggggctgtccGCGGGTACTCCCCCTGAAAAAAAatagcaggtaaatgcaaaatcctgcattctagtgtatttcacgatagattcatacctggtgtgttttataaaaacaagtatatgagatatgttttttaatgattttatatttttatttcgcTGATTGATACGGGAATTCGTTTTTTAAGATACCCTTACTTTGACAACTTTAGGGGGGAGGGGGCtttaaatccgccagtgacaatgtcaaagagtttaacgcattgtaaaatgtattctttgtaatactcattatccatttattccactttacatcgctcgcatatataaaatttaacttattgatgaattacctgattaattgagtgtgtaagcagcaaacgctactctaataataatcaagctggctgaagtacttacagaattatgaaactgaattaaaatgagaaagaaaagggAATACTTGAGGGGGAagtagtggttattttgtgtcaacgccagacttttatagtattttagggctaacgccagaatacccagaacaacctcttattcttatcggtattgtgtgtggtatatacatttttaactagtcatgtaggggtccattttttaaaaattgaagattggcatagccctaaatagatggcaagtacaataataaatcaaaatatcaaacaactatcagctattaccccatcaaaattttaacttcgaaaaattGCAACTGATATTGcttgttcatggtatacgtataatgtcccggccctgtcttgaacaagttattgagcaccgttatatgcaatctttttgattgaaaacgaagttcaacaactaccgaaatgatgcagttgaagaaaaggaaaggacgatctcatcactgcatggcattaaaacatgctatcttattagtccgtgatatcgcaaacgacgtcctgtgcatgcacctgtaaaataaaatatgccgagatgaccccaaaaagttCACCTGGTGACGGTCGcttatataatcgcatgacctttgaaccccgtatgtaaatgaagaatctggacaggctcagggagccgtttgagaaatggcgttctgagcgaggaattcggcgatgttttcacggattattgtgttttggatgtaacaattcgtattgagtggcacggtaggttaaagatgaatgttttctgatgacggtcgcatatagtgtgcgccgtgtcagtttgaataaatgtgttttttagtcgattgaagtgagatggggtgccgtttcgctcgtggcgtagttgccaaccttccctcttacacattacacataccgctgtcatataaaaaaaaaaaatcaaaagtgatattttctatgcaagcacCTGTGGTACAGGTAACCGGAacgttgatttacctgtacaggtagaaGTTAACCTAACTGTTAAAACAACACTCTCcctatattgtttacataagttTTTGGGAGAAccaggatatatatttttcagttttgctGGCGGAGGACTGCATATGCCCAAGAGACGCAGATACCGACAATTAAACAACCGTTTGACCCAACTGAAAACCCTTCTACGCAACGGCGACATCGACTACATCAACTATGGCGACCGAGCAACATATTCATTACATAtggagtgaaataaaacatactaCATATATGAAGTTATGTGCAAGGTACGTGCGCATTAAAAAAATGAAGTACGGACACTGTTCGTGTTGTAGGTACATGGCCCGTTAACATTATTGGAATAATCAAGTTAAAATAGCCGATCGGTATATATACGGTTGTATCGGGTAGGGCAAGGTAACCTGGTCGTTGCGTTATTGGACGATCGACCTGGCAATGCTCCAGTCTAACACTTAcaagtttgtttatattgttaaaCCATACTGAGGATGTAACagacattatacatatacatatacatatgcatatagaaataataataatacaaaaaaaaagtaaactaGATTCTAATTCTTTAGTTTAATGTCGGGtatcataaataaatacaacaatacatatatacatgttttggTTTTGgcattttaaattttatcatgtgtttgataattttaatatcaatttatattgataattttgcTGTGTGGTGCTGTGCCCTGGACTTGGAAAAAAATAgttcatatataaaaaaaaaatatatatatatattgcaatttttttttcattgtaagggaacagagtttatcCAGTCCAAAAGGCAGGATGCCAAAGGCCTCAAAGAAACGGAAGCATGTTGAGCAAGTCAATGCAGAGGGACCCAATGAGGAGGTAGTTGGTGGCAGTGACGGAACAGAAGGACAGCAAGAATTGAGGAGGTGGATAGTATACCCCCAATGCCCTTGCCAAGCATTAATTCTAGTTTGGGAGACAATGTGTCTCAGTCAAATAGACAAAATAATTGTAACTGGGCAATATGTCGATTTGGGGTTACTGCTCGTACAGAATCCTGCAGAGCACCAGGAgcaaaaaaatatgaaaaattcaAAGGGAGAGCTCATAACCAAAGTTAAAGGAAATGAGAAAATTTCAACCATTGAGGCCTGGACGAATGCTATGCTAATATTTGCTTCAATTTATGGGTCGGCCCACCGAGCCAAGTATCCAGatttattaaaatacatatcaacAGTCCGTTTGGGGGCAGCTAGGTCAGGGGGTGGAAGAAATTAGATGAGCAATTTCGTTTAAGGAAAGCTCAGGACCCTGATAGCTCGTGGGCTTGTGTTGATATGGAGCTGTAGTTACTTTGCATGTCGGGTACATATAGTCAAACTCCTGTTGTCCACAATGTCCAGTCGAGAAATGACAgatgttttttatttcaatttcaaggGGTCATGTTTCAAGTCTCCTTGTCGGTATGTACATTCTTGCACAAAATGTGGGGGCAGTCATGCAATGATAGTTTGTCGTTTCAATGGGGTCCAGGGCAGTACAACGTCCCTCATAGATTTTCTCACCCACGTTTTTCATACACTCGTCCTGGTGGCAGTCAGCAATATGTTAATTATACCCAGCAGGGTAACACTCCACAGGGTAACATGTTACAAGGTATGACATCCCATGGCTATGCCTACCAGGCTAATTCACAGTTGGGCGGCAACCAAGGTTTTGGTCAACAGGGAGCTGGTAAGCCCAAGGGGCAGGGATTTCAACAACCATttcggggaaggggaagagGACGATTTATGGGTCCTAGGTAGAACCCCTGTTAAAGTTCACAAGCTGAGGTTATGCTTATCAAAATATCCTCTCACATCTATTGCCAGATAGTTGCTTGAAGGCTTTGAGATAGGTTTTAAATTACAATACACAGGCCCTCGACAGCCAACGACTGTAAAAATCTAAAATCTGCAGATGAGCACCCTGTAGAGTTAAGGGAGAAAGTTAACAAAGAGATAGAGGCAGGAAGGATGGTAGGACCCTTTACAATAAGACCAATTCCTAATCTTAGGTTATCACCAGTGGGCGTTGTCCCCAAATCTGATGGGAAATGGAGGCTAATTACTCATCTGTCTTACCCAGCGGGAAAAGGGGTAAATAGTTATATTCCTGAAGCCCTCTCATCTGTTAAATACTCACCCTTTGATAACGTTATTGAGATGGTAAGTTCCCTTGGTAAGGAAGCATTGCTGGCAAAGATGGATATAAAGTCGGCATTTAGATTACTTCCTGTTTTTCCAGGTGATTTTGATCTGCTTGGCTTAAAAGTAGACAATCAGTACTTTATCGATAAGTGTTTGCCAATGGGCTGCTCCATCTCATGTAGGTATTTTGAGAACTTTTCCACTTTTTTACATTGGTTGGTGATTTACAGATCAGGAATAAATTCATTAGATCATTATCTAGATGATTTTTTGTTTGCTGGTAAAAGAGAGTCTGGCAATTGTGAGGCATTGATGCTTTGTTTTTCCGGGATTTGTGAGGACTTTGGTATCCCAATAGCACATGAGAAAACAGTGGGTCCTGTGACTGTGTTAGTTTTTCTTGGTCTACAGATAGTTACTGTGAACAGAGTTGTTCGTATACCACAACATAAAGCTGAGGAACTCCATGGTTTGCTCCTAAAGTATTCAAAGTGTAAGAAAATTACTAAGAAGGAACTCGAGTCATTGGTGGGtagtttgtgtttttattgtaGAGCGTTAAAACCAGGGCCGGCTTTTTTACGCAGATTTTATGATGAATTGGCAAAGGTATCTCAGCCCCATCATTTCATTAGGGTACATTCAGGCATGCGGGAGGATATGGATATGTGGTTAGAGTTTTTGGAGACATTCGATGGTCAGGCATACTTTCAAGAGTCAACTTGGTTAGATAGTAACACATTACAGTTGTATACTGACAGTGCCGGCTCTGCTAAATTGGGGTGCGGGGCTTTCTTTGCAGGGAAATGGGTGTTCTTTCCATGGCCCATTAAGTGGGAAGGCCTTTCAGTTCTTAGGGACAAAACATTTCTGGAATTTATATCAGTGATattgtcattgatgttatgGGGACTAGCATTACAGAACAAACATGTTCGGTTTAGGATGGACAACATTGCATTGGTTTCAGTTTTAAACACTCAGTCATCAAAATCACACAGGTTGATGTTTTTGGTCAGGGTTTTTGTGAAACTAGTTATGCATATAACATAAATTTTAGAGCACAGCATATTGATGGTTTGTCAAATGAGTTAGCTAATGTTATATCTCGTAAAGAGTGGACCAAGTTCAGGGAGCTGCAACCCGGGGCTCAGGAAGCACCAGAGGCCTTGCCAGAGGGATTTCTGCAGTTGATCTCAAAAGTGAATGTCACAGACTTTTAACGGCATGTCTTGCTAGTAATACACACTCTACATACAATAAAGGGTTGAAATGCTTTGAATCATTTCGGAAAGCAAATGGCTTAGAAATAATATGGCCATCTAGTGTAGTACAAATAACACACTTTATTGCCTACTTACCACTTAATGGTAAGTCTCCCGCTACAGCAAGAGCCTATGTGTCTGCAGTTGCTTACCATTGCAAAATTAAGGGCCAGGAGGATACTACACAATGTTTCCTTGCGTCAAAGATGTTAGAGGGAATGAAGAGGTTAAAACATAGAGCAGACACTCGTCTCCCTATTACCTCAGAGTTATTGTTGCGCATAGTCAGAGTGCTTCCGAATATTTATTTAGATTCATATGAAGTCAAACTTTTCAAGCTTGCTTATGTTATAGCATATTTTGGTTTATTGcgggtaggggagataactgttgcAAAAGAGCGCCTACCTCATCTAATTGTACAACGGgaggatatcacagtaagtgatGGGAAAAGCATGTCTATTTTTCTTCGCTTTTCCAAAACTGATCAACTGGGGAAAGGGACAACATTAGTTTGGTAGTAAGGCCAGTCCAGGAAGGCCCGctattgtgtcattttgggggCGCACCACTCACTCGTTACCAATTTTCAGCAGTGTTACAGAAGTCATTAAAATTGTTAGGTGTTGAGTCAGGGTGTTACCGATCCCATAGCTTTAGGGTTGGTAGGGCCTCCGCGTTGAAAGTTGCAGGGTATACTGATTCAGTTATTCAAGCAGCAGGGAGATGGAgttcaaatgtttttaaaacgTACATAAGAGTTCCAAAGCCTCAATCATATTGATGAAT
The sequence above is drawn from the Pecten maximus chromosome 9, xPecMax1.1, whole genome shotgun sequence genome and encodes:
- the LOC117335049 gene encoding uncharacterized protein LOC117335049; this encodes MVGPFTIRPIPNLRLSPVGVVPKSDGKWRLITHLSYPAGKGVNSYIPEALSSVKYSPFDNVIEMVSSLGKEALLAKMDIKSAFRLLPVFPGDFDLLGLKVDNQYFIDKCLPMGCSISCRYFENFSTFLHWLVIYRSGINSLDHYLDDFLFAGKRESGNCEALMLCFSGICEDFGIPIAHEKTVGPVTVLVFLGLQIVTVNRVVRIPQHKAEELHGLLLKYSKCKKITKKELESLVGSLCFYCRALKPGPAFLRRFYDELAKVSQPHHFIRVHSGMREDMDMWLEFLETFDGQAYFQESTWLDSNTLQLYTDSAGSAKLGCGAFFAGKWVFFPWPIKWEGLSVLRDKTFLEFISVILSLMLWGLALQNKHVRFRMDNIALVSVLNTQSSKSHRLMFLVRVFVKLVMHIT